A stretch of DNA from Pasteurellaceae bacterium RH1A:
ATAAGAAAAACCTCCCAACAAGCGGGAGGTTTTGGGCCAATTTATGCAAATAGGTGTTGGTGGGCGGCCAACTGTTCACGGGTCAGGCTAAATACGCCTAGGCCGCCGTTTTTAAACTCGATCCAGTTAAAAGGCACGCTTGGGAATTGTTCCATCAAATGCACCATGGAGTTGCCGACTTCGCAAACCAGCACGCCATTGTCGCTTAAATAAGCAGAAGCGGTTGCTAAAATGCGTTTGGTGATTTCTAGGCCATCGTGGCCTGAGCCTAGCGCCATTTCAGGCTCGTGGTGATATTCTTCTGGCATATCGCCTAGGTCTTCGGCATCCACATAAGGCGGGTTGGTGACGATCAGGTCGTACTTGTCTTGGGCTAGATCGTTAAAGAGATCGGATTGGAAAGGGTAAACTCGCTCGATCATTTGGTGGCGGTCGATATTGATTTCCGTAACGTTAAGGGCATCGGCAGACAGATCAACGGCATCCACAATGGCATTGGGGAAGCGGTCGGCACAGGCAATAGCAATGCAGCCCGAGCCGGTACACATATCCAAAATCCGTTGTGGTTCTGCCCGTAAAATGCCGGTGAAGCCTTGGCCAATCAGTTCGCCAATGGGGGAGCGGGGCACGATGACCCGTTCATCCACATAAAATTCCAAACCACAGAACCAGGCTGAATTGGTTAAATAGGCTACAGGTTTACGCCAGCCCAAGCGTTGTTCCACCATATTGATAAGGCGTTGTTTTTCGGTCAGGGTCAGGCGGGAGGCATAGAAGGTTTCAGGCACATCAATGGGCAGATAAAGACCGCTTAAAATTAACTGATGGGCCTCGTCCCAGGCATTGTCGTAGCCGTGGCCGTAATAGAGATCGGAGGCGTTAAAGCAGCTATAGGCCCAGCGCATCATATCCAAAATGCTGTGCAGCTCATCGGCAGCATTGGAGGCCTGGATCTCATCGAGGAGATCCAAATTATATTGAGGGTCAATCATAAGATTCTCGTTTATCCAAACATGGCAGTGTTATACCATATTTTGCTTTGTGTTAGAATGTTGCGGATTGATTAGAGGTAAAAAAATGTTAAATGAAGAAGAATTAGCCCTTTTTCGTGAAGCCGTAAAGGGCACGAAAAAGATCAAGCAAGACACCTTTGTGGCCAAAACCCAGCCCCGCAAGAAGGTTAATGAAGTACGGGCCTTGCAGGAGCAGAAGGACACGCTTTTCTACTTTTCGGACGAGTATGAACCGCTCTTGAGTGAAGAAAATGACAAGGTTAAATACCGCCGCTCGGATGTTGATCCGCATATCCTCAAGCAGCTCCGCAGGGGGGATTTCCAGCCCGAACTCTTTTTAGACTTACACGGCCTGACCCGGGAAAAGGCCAAACTAGAGCTGGCCAGCCTGATCTTGGCCTGCGAAAAGGAAAAGGTCTTTTGTGCCAGCATTATGACCGGCTTCGGCACCTGTACCCTCAAACAGCAGATTCCCCGCTGGTTGGTGCAACACCCCAAGGTTATGGCACTGCATCAAGCCCCTAGAGAATGGGGCGGGGATGCGGCCATTCTCATTTTGATTGAGCAAGAAAGCTAGCCATCTTTATTGCCGTGGGTAACGAGTTACCCACGGTTAGGCATCATCATTCCCCTTTGGGGAATTAAAGTTTAAGATTATTTTAAGATTTGCCTGCTTAAATAGCAGGTATCATTATTCGGAAGGCAAAAACCATGAAAAAACTCCTGATTTTACTGCTCCTCGCTCTAGCAGCTGGTGCAGGCTACTACTATTGGCAGGATAACCAAACGCCTGCAACAACCTACTTAACCGAACCTGTCCAACGGGGCAATGTGGAAAAAAGCGTGATCGCCACAGGCTCGATTGAAAGCACCAACGAGGTGGATGTGGGGGCCCAGGTGTCGGGCAAGGTGATTAAGCTCTATGTCAAACTTGGGCAGGAAGTGAATAAGGGCGATTTAATTGCCGAAATTGACTCCACCACCCAGGTCAATAACCTCAACACCAAAAAGGCCCAATTAGCCAGCTACAAGGCCCAGCTCAAGGCCAAGCAAACTGCCCATACCATTGCCACAACCAACTATAATCGCCTGGCCAAGCTCTACAGCCAAAAATCGGCTTCACAGGTAGAAATGGAAAATGCTAAGAACACCCTTGATGCCGCCAAGGCCGAAATTGAAGCCCTGCAAGAAAGCATTAAGCAGGCTGAAATTGAGGTGGACACGGCTCAAACCAATGTGGGCTACACCAAAATTACCTCGCCGATTGACGGCACGGTGATTTCAACCCCGATTTCAGAGGGCCAGACGGTCAATTCCAACCAATCCACTCCAACCATCGTGAAAGTGGCTAATCTGGATAAAATGCTGATCAAGCCTGAAATTTCAGAAGGCGACATTACCAAGGTTAAGGCCGGCCAAGCGGTGACCTTTACCATTTTATCTGACAGCCGCACCCAGTATGATGCGGTGGTCGATTCGGTTGATCCTGCCACAACCACCATCAGCGATAACAGCTCAAGCACCACAACCAGCACCAGTTCCAGTGCCTCAGCGGTTTATTACTACGCCAATTTAGTGGTGGACAACCCCAACCGTGTGCTACGCATTGGGATGACCACCGAAAACAGCATCAAAATCGCCCAGGCCAATGATGTGCTTTATGTCAGCAATATGGCCCTACAACGCCAGGGCAAGGCCTATTTTGTCAATGTATTGAACGGCCAAAACCAGCCAGAAAAACGTGAGGTGGAAATTGGGGTGCAAAACGACTTCCAAACTGAAATTAAATCAGGCCTAAATGAGGGCGAGGAGGTTATCGTTTCCCAAGTTGCCGCAGGCGAGAAGGTGGGCAGTGCTGGGCGTGGGCCGAGGATATTTTAAGTAAGTGATGCTAAGTAAATTCCCTCCCCCGCTTGCGGGGGAGGGAGTTCCCTTAAGAGAAAACAAAATGAACATCATCGAAATCAAAAACCTCAACCGCTATTTTGGTGAGGGGGAAAATCGGGTGCATATCTTAAAGGATGTGTCGCTTTCGATTGAAAAGGGCGATTTTGTCGCCATTATCGGCCAGTCGGGGTCGGGCAAATCGACCCTGATGAACATCATCGGCTGTTTAGACACGGCCACCAGCGGATCTTACAAGATCGATGGCAAGGAAACCGCCCAGCTTTCGGGCGATCAGCTCTCAGATCTGAGAAGCCAAAAATTCGGCTTCATCTTCCAACGCTACAACCTCCTTTCCAGCCTGACCGCAGCCGAAAATGTTGCCTTGCCGGCTATTTATGCAGGTAAATCACAAAAGGAACGCTTGGAAGGGGCTGTGCAGCTTCTGCATAAACTGGGCTTAGACGGCAAAGAGGCCAACAAGCCCAGCCAGCTTTCAGGCGGTCAGCAACAGCGGGTCAGTATCGCCCGTGCCTTGATGAATGGCGGCGAAATTATCCTGGCCGATGAACCGACAGGGGCCTTGGACTCGGGCAGTGGGGCAAACGTGATGGAAATCCTCCGCCAGCTCCACAGCGAAGGCCATACCATTATTATGGTCACTCACGATAAAGATATTGCCGCCTCGGCCAATCGGGTCATTGAGATTAAAGATGGTGAGATTATCGGCGACAGCCAAAAAGAGGCGGTGCAAGCGGTCAAAAATGGCCAAAAACCTGCAAAAATGCGTTTTGGCTTCAGCAAGGATCAGCTGGTCGAAGCCTTTAGGATGTCGGTCAGTGCCATCATCGCCCACAAAATGCGGTCGCTTTTGACCATGCTGGGGATCATTATCGGCATTACCTCGGTGGTGTCGGTGGTGGCTTTGGGTAACGGCTCCCAACAAAAAATCCTGGAAAATATCAGGGGGATTGGCACCAACACCATGTCTATTTTTAACGGCACGGGCTTTGGCGACCGCCGTGCCCTGCCTAATTTAACGGTGGGCGATGCCAATGCCTTAGCCAAGCAAAGTTATGTGCAGAGCGTAACGCCCAACTCATCGTCTAGCGGCACCCTGATTTACGGCAACCAATCTTTTTCTTCCACCAGCTTGCGTGGGGTGGGTGAACAGTATTTTGATGTGGAAGGGCTTAAACTTAGACAGGGCAGTCTGATTTCTGCCCAAGATATTGAGGAAAATGCCCAGGTAGTCTTGATTGATGAAAGTGCCAAGCGGGCCATTTTTGCCGATGAAAACCCGTTGGGCAGGGTGGTGATTTTTAATAAACGCCCCTTGCGGATTATCGGCGTGGTGAGCAACCGCCAGCAAATGGGCGGGGCCAGCAGCTCGCTTAACCTTTATGCCCCTTATACCACGGTGCTTAATAAGGTGACAGGTGGGACGACCATCTCTTCCATTACGGTGAAAATTGCTGATAACGTCAATACCACCGTGGCAGAGAAAAGCCTGACCGAATTTCTAACCATGCGACACGGCAAAAAGGACTTCTTTATCATGAACAGCGACACCATCAAGCAGACCGTGGAAAGCACCACTGGCACCATGAAGCTCTTGATTTCCTCTATCGCCTTTATCTCCCTCATTGTGGGTGGGATTGGTGTGATGAACATTATGCTAGTGTCTGTTACTGAGCGTACCAAGGAAATCGGCGTGCGGATGGCCATTGGAGCCAGGCAGTCCAACATTCTGCAACAGTTTTTGATTGAAGCAGTGCTGATTTGTATGATTGGTGGTGTAACAGGCATTTTGCTCTCTTCTGCCATCGGCCTCTTATTCAACACCTTTATGAGCGATTTCAGCATGGCCTTTTCCACAGGCTCTATTATCGCTGCCGTTGCCTTCTCAACCCTAATCGGCGTGGTCTTCGGCTATATGCCGGCCAAAAAAGCCTCCCAGCTTAATCCCATTATGGCGCTTGCGAGGGAGTAGTTTTCTTCTCTTTTTTCTGTCAAGTGCTGGTAGGGTGGGCATCCTTGCCCACCGATTCAACACAGTTATCAATGGTGGGCAAGGATGCCCACCCTACAGGCGAGCTAATTTACACTAAGCCTGATTGCTTTTCTTGCGACTAAATACCCTATTTCCATCCCTTTTTGGTCTTTTTTAAGGCTTAAACTGCTTAAAATTCACAATCTTATTGTGCAAAAAAAACCAGTGTAAAATGTTGAAATTGCAATCGTTTGCTAAGGTCTGTTGATGTTTCAAGCATAAAAATCAACCTATTTATTGCCTAGTACGGCTCTGCCGTGCTGGGGATAAAGGATTAGATAAATTTGCTTATTTTATATACTTAAAACATTAACACGCCCTATTTTTAACTTACTATTTTGGAGCTTTCTATGCGTATTAAGAACACTTTAGGCCTTTTGGTTTCGCTTGCTTTGTCAGTCGGCTTTTCTCAAACCACCCTTGCTCAAGACTTTCAGAATATGAATAAGGAAAGGTTGAGTTTTTATGCTGAGGGAGGGAATGCGGAGGCGCAAGTTTATTTAGGTCATAAATATTACCTTATTCAAGATTATTCAGAGGCCTTTAAGTGGTTTAAGAAGGCTGCAGAACAGAGAGATATGTACGCTCAATATAATCTTGGGGTGATGTATTATCGAGGAGAAGGCGTAAAACAAAACTATAAACAGGCTTTTGTGTGGGTTAAAAAAGCAGCTGAACAGGGTTATAAACAGGCTCAATTCATGATTGGCCATATGTATAGTACAGGGGAAGGTATCAAGAAAAATTATGAACAAGCTTTTATGTGGCTTAAAAAAGCAGCTGAGCAAGGGCATAAAGATGCTCAATCTGATATTGGCACTATGTATTACGCTGGAGAGGGTATAAAACAAAATTATGAGCAGGCTTTTATTTGGCTCAAAAAAGCTGCTGAACATGGAGATACATGGGCTCAATACGGTCTTGCTGGAATGTATTATTATGGTCAAGGGGTTACAAAAGATCTAACTAAGGCCAGGGAGTATTGGACTTTATCTTGTAATCAAGGCCATAAAAATGCCTGTGAAAATTTGAAGCAACTATCTTCTCAATAAGCTGACCACTTATTTCCCCAAGGCTGTTGATATTCTAACCATTATCTTGGATAATTCTTCAGCCTTGCTGAACTTGTTTATACACAGTGGGTTGCCAGTCAATTTCTGATGTGAAGGAAAATTTATGCCCCAGTTTATCTCTAAATCTAGCCTAGCAGCCCTGCTAGGCTCGTTTTTATTTGCCCCCGCCTTGTTGGCACAAGAGAAACCAGCCAAAAACTATGAGATCGTATGCTCTTATCAGGCACGGATTTCCAATATTGATAAGGTCAATCACAAGGGGGAAAGCCTGGTGTCAGGCCACAATGCTGCCAGTGTGGTGGCCATGATTCGTCAAGACAGGGCCAATGTGAATAAGTACGACATCCGCAACCGAGAAGATGTGGGCGACTGCGGCTTTGACACTGTGGCCTCCCGCAACCAGTTGGAACAAGCCTTCCACCGCCTCAAGCCCAGCCCAGAAACCATCAAGGCCTTTGTGGAGGGCAATCCACTTATTCATGCCTACTTGGTTAAGGGTAAGTTGACGGGGCAGTATTATTTTTTCCCTCGGGTGGTAAACGAGGCCGACATGAAAAAAAGTGAGC
This window harbors:
- a CDS encoding efflux transporter periplasmic adaptor subunit, encoding MKKLLILLLLALAAGAGYYYWQDNQTPATTYLTEPVQRGNVEKSVIATGSIESTNEVDVGAQVSGKVIKLYVKLGQEVNKGDLIAEIDSTTQVNNLNTKKAQLASYKAQLKAKQTAHTIATTNYNRLAKLYSQKSASQVEMENAKNTLDAAKAEIEALQESIKQAEIEVDTAQTNVGYTKITSPIDGTVISTPISEGQTVNSNQSTPTIVKVANLDKMLIKPEISEGDITKVKAGQAVTFTILSDSRTQYDAVVDSVDPATTTISDNSSSTTTSTSSSASAVYYYANLVVDNPNRVLRIGMTTENSIKIAQANDVLYVSNMALQRQGKAYFVNVLNGQNQPEKREVEIGVQNDFQTEIKSGLNEGEEVIVSQVAAGEKVGSAGRGPRIF
- a CDS encoding macrolide ABC transporter permease/ATP-binding protein MacB (with MacA is involved in the export of macrolide), with product MNIIEIKNLNRYFGEGENRVHILKDVSLSIEKGDFVAIIGQSGSGKSTLMNIIGCLDTATSGSYKIDGKETAQLSGDQLSDLRSQKFGFIFQRYNLLSSLTAAENVALPAIYAGKSQKERLEGAVQLLHKLGLDGKEANKPSQLSGGQQQRVSIARALMNGGEIILADEPTGALDSGSGANVMEILRQLHSEGHTIIMVTHDKDIAASANRVIEIKDGEIIGDSQKEAVQAVKNGQKPAKMRFGFSKDQLVEAFRMSVSAIIAHKMRSLLTMLGIIIGITSVVSVVALGNGSQQKILENIRGIGTNTMSIFNGTGFGDRRALPNLTVGDANALAKQSYVQSVTPNSSSSGTLIYGNQSFSSTSLRGVGEQYFDVEGLKLRQGSLISAQDIEENAQVVLIDESAKRAIFADENPLGRVVIFNKRPLRIIGVVSNRQQMGGASSSLNLYAPYTTVLNKVTGGTTISSITVKIADNVNTTVAEKSLTEFLTMRHGKKDFFIMNSDTIKQTVESTTGTMKLLISSIAFISLIVGGIGVMNIMLVSVTERTKEIGVRMAIGARQSNILQQFLIEAVLICMIGGVTGILLSSAIGLLFNTFMSDFSMAFSTGSIIAAVAFSTLIGVVFGYMPAKKASQLNPIMALARE
- a CDS encoding ribosomal protein L3 N(5)-glutamine methyltransferase, with amino-acid sequence MIDPQYNLDLLDEIQASNAADELHSILDMMRWAYSCFNASDLYYGHGYDNAWDEAHQLILSGLYLPIDVPETFYASRLTLTEKQRLINMVEQRLGWRKPVAYLTNSAWFCGLEFYVDERVIVPRSPIGELIGQGFTGILRAEPQRILDMCTGSGCIAIACADRFPNAIVDAVDLSADALNVTEINIDRHQMIERVYPFQSDLFNDLAQDKYDLIVTNPPYVDAEDLGDMPEEYHHEPEMALGSGHDGLEITKRILATASAYLSDNGVLVCEVGNSMVHLMEQFPSVPFNWIEFKNGGLGVFSLTREQLAAHQHLFA